A stretch of Salvelinus alpinus chromosome 4, SLU_Salpinus.1, whole genome shotgun sequence DNA encodes these proteins:
- the c4h7orf78 gene encoding putative uncharacterized protein C7orf78 homolog, with the protein MTSNSYLDPSTSVYLNKKTVFSASLNLATIRSKGFIRPHYSHQVDPWNLKPPDFSPKLYTSLSVPRRKKTKNTHQPLLTLASSETAFRVDRFTPNILIPEIDQNKKALSKFSTSYRPPGSLESKLMFVKTGKYPPVAYKNPKPHNFRQLADDMPNMVTAAERDPGQLNFKSQHLSIIRGTRSDTDIYSREPFGKMDTYKPTEPRWEARLTLPKLPWPPKSASYTRHRHRRGVYSAFMDRVEEKISSSWKTG; encoded by the exons ATGACCTCTAACAGTTATTTGGATCCTTCGACATCAGTTTATTTGAATAAAAAGACAGTCTTTTCTGCCAGCCTGAACTTAGCCACCATAAGAAGCAAAGGTTTTATCCGTCCTCATTATTCACATCAGGTTGACCCATGGAACTTGAAGCCGCCTGATTTCTCTCCTAAACTCTACACATCTCTGAGTGTCCCTCGAAGGAAGAAGACAAAAAATACACATCAACCTTTACTGACACTTGCCTCCAGTGAGACAGCCTTCAGAGTGGACAGATTTACCCCAAACATTCTAATTCCTGAGATTGACCAGAATAAAAAAGCACTGTCAAAGTTCAGCACATCATACAGACCTCCTGGCTCTTTAGAATCCAAGCTGATGTTCGTTAAAACAGGGAAATACCCTCCTGTGGCCTACAAGAACCCTAAACCACATAACTTTAGACAG CTTGCTGATGACATGCCAAATATGGTTACTGCAGCTGAAAGGGATCCTGGTCAGTTGAACTTCAAATCTCAGCACCTGAGTATAA TTAGGGGGACCAGATCGGACACAGACATTTACTCAAGGGAACCTTTTGGGAAGATGGACACCTATAAGCCAACAGAGCCCAGATGGGAGGCCAGGCTCACACTCCCTAAATTGCCTTGGCCCCCAAAATCTGCCTCCTACACT AGACACAGGCACAGACGCGGAGTGTACAGTGCTTTCATGGACAGAGTAGAGGAGAAGATCTCCAGCTCTTGGAAAACTGGCTGA
- the arl4aa gene encoding ADP-ribosylation factor-like 4aa encodes MGNRLSEQQTFLLRIPFFQSFHIAILGLDSAGKTTVLYRLQFNEFVNTVPTKGFNAEKVNVSLGGHRTVTFHFWDVGGQEKLRPLWKSYTRCTDGIVFVVDSVDAERMEEAKTELHKIAKTGDNQGVPLLVVANKQDLRHSLSLAEIEKALALKELGPGTPWHLQPTCAIIGDGLKDGMERLHDMILKRRKMLRQQKKKR; translated from the coding sequence ATGGGGAATAGATTATCAGAACAACAGACCTTCCTCTTAAGAATCCCCTTTTTTCAGTCATTCCATATCGCCATTTTGGGACTGGACTCTGCAGGTAAAACAACTGTCCTGTACAGGTTGCAGTTCAATGAGTTTGTCAACACAGTGCCCACCAAAGGCTTCAACGCAGAAAAGGTCAATGTGTCTTTGGGCGGCCACAGGACGGTGACCTTCCATTTCTGGGACGTGGGTGGACAAGAGAAGTTGCGTCCATTGTGGAAGTCATACACACGCTGTACCGATGGAATTGTATTCGTGGTGGACTCTGTAGATGCCGAACGCATGGAGGAGGCTAAAACGGAGCTCCATAAGATCGCCAAGACCGGAGACAACCAGGGAGTGCCACTGCTGGTGGTGGCTAACAAACAAGACCTGAGGCACTCTCTGAGCCTGGCGGAGATTGAAAAGGCGCTAGCGTTGAAGGAACTGGGCCCTGGCACGCCTTGGCACCTGCAGCCCACCTGTGCCATCATAGGAGACGGACTGAAAGATGGCATGGAGAGACTCCATGATATGATCCTTAAACGGAGAAAGATGCTCCGCCAACAGAAGAAAAAGAGATGA